A genomic segment from Argonema galeatum A003/A1 encodes:
- the cas4 gene encoding CRISPR-associated protein Cas4: protein MNEIDYVPIGALNHYAYCSHRCWRMFCAGEFSENQYTIEGTSLHDRVHTLSENHREETWQVRAIWLKSEQYKLIGKSDLIESESGQLYPVEYKRGRKGEWDNDELQVAAQALCLEEMTGKNVTTGYIYYAQSHQRQLVEISDRLREQVVATISAVTILLQTGSRPPAIYSQRCKGCSLFSQCLPQVAVKVSRYCEDS from the coding sequence ATGAATGAGATTGATTACGTTCCTATTGGGGCATTGAATCACTATGCGTACTGTTCGCATCGCTGCTGGCGAATGTTTTGCGCTGGGGAGTTTAGCGAGAATCAGTATACGATTGAAGGGACGAGTTTGCACGATCGCGTACATACTCTCTCGGAAAATCACCGAGAAGAAACTTGGCAAGTTCGCGCTATTTGGCTGAAATCGGAGCAATACAAATTGATTGGAAAATCGGATTTGATTGAATCGGAATCGGGACAGTTATATCCGGTGGAATACAAGCGAGGGCGTAAGGGTGAGTGGGATAATGATGAGTTGCAAGTGGCGGCGCAAGCTTTGTGTTTGGAGGAGATGACGGGGAAAAATGTTACCACTGGCTATATTTATTATGCTCAATCTCATCAGCGTCAACTTGTGGAGATTTCCGATCGGTTACGAGAGCAGGTTGTTGCGACTATTTCGGCTGTGACAATTCTACTACAAACTGGATCTAGACCACCAGCAATTTATTCGCAACGTTGTAAAGGTTGCAGTCTTTTTTCTCAATGTTTGCCTCAAGTTGCTGTCAAGGTAAGTCGCTATTGCGAAGATAGCTGA
- a CDS encoding type 2 lanthipeptide synthetase LanM family protein has translation MVITQFTLAQIVAQASSLSERLRIESLTPDVTQVNEAQRADRILTRWCEVVAQGNWEKFQKRLLWDGLEVAQVSRVLRSHPTIGDRTLPTWAETLKQIIQTAHSFVNHQPQKTNQPLPIDKNNPILFAEILLPALLVARQKLLTRLGFTSLSPDNLPLELLSESAYLTLERSLLDQLLNLSGKTLEYEFTRYRPLGQTILNVLAQSSTDKAQIKVQYEAFVQKLLQDGLLTFFQTYPVLGRLMAVAIDFWGEATAAFLQSLKADLLEIKKIFQPQQRNEEKLRITNDELGKVIEIKSSLSDPHNGGTSVIAITFECGLKLVYKPKDLGAEAAYTQFLGWCDRQDIPLPFKVLKVCDRKTYGWVEYVEHLPCENEAAAQRFYHRAGMLLCLLYALRVVDCHRENLIANGEHLVLIDMETLMHQEVNLIAELPEATAAEASVTLQFSESVLRTGLLPRWEFAKNNRLAYDVSALGGIDEQLIAKEQNQDKVPNTQNPVPTNVPTLNGIPLSPNDYLDKIVSGFEQMYRFLIERREVLLAQDSPLAALKNKRSRFIFRATRIYWTILQKIQSPKFLRDGVDRSIELDILSRAFLVAPKKPDSWPIFNAELKAMEQLDIPYFAAYPNSNNLTIGLQKPIEHYFQEPSYQQVLTQIQTLNEKDLAQQIEIIKGSFYARLVPNKKSDRITNIADFGQIQPLSSQQLLEEATRIATEIQKRAIWGNDGSVKWISFAYIPNAERFQMMPLPEDFYNGNCGIALFLAALDYVKGNHQFRDLILGALQSIRKFLRTADFESTRRFVRCGIGGATGLGSMIYTLVRTSHFLGEASLLEDALGIANLITAELITSDRQFDTLGGSAGAILGLLALYAKIKEPKVLERAIICGQHLLEHQISINGATKAWKILGKKAYTGFSHGAAGIAYALLRLYAVTQNKAYLEAACEGIAYEQSVFSPVAANWPDLRDFAQQNGQPGFMVSWCHGAAGIGLARMGGLSILATDQIYQDVEIALQTTQKHSLHDADCVCCGNFGRIEMLLVAAQKLSRSELREAAEKRAAWGVLRAEQVGGYQFPNLPNSVFSPSFFQGTSGIGYELLRLAHSEVLPSLLLWE, from the coding sequence ATGGTAATAACTCAGTTTACTCTAGCACAAATAGTCGCCCAAGCTAGCTCTCTATCAGAACGTCTGAGGATCGAATCACTGACCCCTGATGTTACACAAGTTAACGAAGCGCAGAGGGCCGATCGCATTCTGACGCGATGGTGTGAGGTGGTAGCCCAAGGAAATTGGGAGAAGTTTCAGAAACGGTTGCTGTGGGATGGTTTGGAAGTGGCTCAAGTAAGTCGGGTTTTGCGATCGCATCCTACTATAGGCGATCGCACTTTGCCAACATGGGCAGAAACCTTAAAGCAAATTATACAAACCGCCCACTCGTTTGTCAATCACCAACCACAAAAAACAAATCAGCCATTACCCATTGATAAAAACAACCCTATACTATTTGCAGAAATTTTACTACCCGCCCTCTTAGTTGCGCGACAGAAACTATTAACTCGTCTCGGTTTTACCTCATTATCTCCAGACAATCTCCCCTTAGAACTGCTCTCGGAATCAGCCTACCTAACTCTAGAACGCAGCTTACTCGATCAACTTCTCAATCTCAGCGGCAAAACCCTCGAATATGAATTCACCCGTTATCGTCCGCTAGGGCAAACTATTCTTAATGTTTTGGCACAATCATCAACAGATAAGGCTCAAATCAAAGTTCAGTATGAAGCTTTCGTGCAGAAACTTTTGCAAGATGGGCTATTGACTTTTTTCCAAACATATCCAGTACTCGGTCGATTAATGGCAGTTGCCATTGATTTTTGGGGAGAAGCAACAGCCGCGTTTTTGCAAAGCCTAAAAGCCGATCTCTTAGAAATTAAGAAAATATTTCAACCACAACAGAGGAACGAAGAAAAATTACGAATTACTAATGATGAATTGGGAAAAGTAATTGAAATTAAGTCTTCTCTCTCCGATCCTCACAATGGCGGCACAAGCGTGATTGCGATTACCTTTGAGTGCGGACTGAAGCTTGTTTACAAACCCAAAGACTTAGGTGCAGAAGCAGCTTATACTCAGTTTTTAGGCTGGTGCGATCGGCAGGATATACCTTTACCATTCAAAGTTTTAAAAGTATGCGATCGCAAAACTTATGGTTGGGTTGAATATGTAGAACATCTACCCTGTGAAAATGAAGCAGCAGCACAACGTTTTTATCACCGAGCCGGAATGTTGCTGTGTCTCCTATATGCACTTAGAGTAGTTGATTGTCATAGAGAAAATCTAATTGCCAACGGCGAACATTTGGTGCTAATTGACATGGAAACTTTGATGCACCAAGAGGTAAATCTTATTGCTGAATTACCAGAAGCAACAGCAGCAGAAGCATCTGTAACCTTACAGTTTTCCGAATCCGTACTACGCACAGGATTATTACCGCGTTGGGAATTTGCCAAAAATAATCGCCTTGCCTACGATGTTAGCGCTCTCGGCGGTATTGACGAACAGTTAATCGCAAAAGAGCAAAATCAGGACAAAGTACCCAATACCCAAAATCCAGTCCCCACGAATGTTCCAACCTTAAATGGGATTCCCCTTTCGCCCAATGACTATCTCGACAAAATTGTGTCTGGTTTTGAACAAATGTATCGATTTTTAATCGAGCGGCGAGAAGTTCTCCTAGCACAAGATAGTCCTTTGGCGGCGCTAAAAAATAAGCGATCGCGCTTTATTTTTCGGGCTACAAGGATTTATTGGACAATTCTACAAAAAATTCAATCTCCCAAATTTCTTCGGGATGGAGTCGATCGCAGCATCGAACTAGACATCCTCTCCCGTGCTTTTCTCGTCGCTCCCAAAAAGCCTGATTCGTGGCCAATTTTTAATGCAGAATTGAAAGCTATGGAGCAGTTAGATATTCCCTATTTTGCCGCATATCCTAACAGCAATAACCTCACAATTGGTTTACAAAAACCAATCGAACATTACTTTCAAGAACCCAGTTATCAGCAAGTTTTAACTCAGATACAAACCTTGAATGAAAAAGATTTAGCTCAACAAATCGAGATTATAAAAGGCTCTTTTTATGCGAGGTTAGTGCCAAATAAAAAAAGCGATCGCATTACCAATATAGCTGACTTCGGACAAATTCAGCCCCTCAGCAGCCAACAATTACTAGAAGAAGCGACGCGCATAGCCACAGAAATTCAGAAACGGGCAATCTGGGGTAATGATGGTAGTGTCAAATGGATTAGCTTTGCCTATATTCCCAATGCCGAACGGTTTCAAATGATGCCTTTACCTGAAGATTTTTATAACGGCAATTGCGGCATTGCTTTATTTTTGGCAGCATTGGATTATGTCAAAGGCAATCACCAATTTCGGGATTTAATTTTAGGAGCTTTACAGTCAATTCGCAAATTTTTGCGAACCGCAGATTTTGAGTCTACACGCCGATTTGTGCGCTGTGGAATTGGCGGTGCAACGGGGCTAGGTTCGATGATTTACACATTAGTTAGAACAAGTCATTTCCTGGGAGAAGCGTCACTTTTAGAAGATGCTTTGGGAATTGCTAATCTGATTACCGCAGAACTAATTACAAGCGATCGACAATTTGATACTCTTGGCGGTTCCGCTGGTGCAATATTAGGATTATTGGCACTATATGCTAAAATAAAAGAGCCAAAAGTTTTAGAACGCGCTATAATTTGCGGTCAGCATTTGCTAGAGCATCAAATTAGCATTAATGGTGCTACGAAAGCTTGGAAAATTTTGGGTAAGAAGGCGTATACGGGTTTCTCTCACGGTGCGGCGGGTATTGCTTATGCGCTGCTGCGACTCTATGCTGTGACGCAAAACAAAGCTTATTTAGAAGCAGCTTGTGAAGGCATTGCTTATGAGCAGAGCGTTTTTTCTCCTGTAGCCGCCAACTGGCCAGATTTACGAGATTTTGCTCAACAAAACGGTCAACCTGGGTTTATGGTGAGTTGGTGTCATGGAGCTGCGGGGATTGGTTTGGCGCGAATGGGTGGCTTGTCAATTTTAGCAACAGATC
- the cas3 gene encoding type I-D CRISPR-associated helicase Cas3' → MSNLKINLEPRSIAACPNPELPPDLKQAFKNQTLQHQVDVYQAAATNDIILDLAPTGTGKTKAGLSVVHHNCDRNAIYIAPTNALIEQQTEAAEKFVRDTGLPHIVKAASAKDIKMWRDDLVGKRSGEKLYNVLREPATIFPECGGGRPLLLVTNPDIFYYATFFAYNKLDRGNIAAEFYNSFSTVIFDEFHLYDAKQLVSLLFYLALSKVFNYFQYKRKVVLLTATPEPACEAALKTLEQSGVRIARIDGESQTAHLIPSQTAVSLEIRKQLEKQPLIAEISNEVIKRLNDYPDQNGAVILDAKDTLNRIATDLRERGYANFCGRITGDTKNEQRQKAAQKQVILATSTVDVGFNFDREVDPARQNLDWLIFSTRDRFSFWQRIGRVGRVLGKKQTDIPSEAIAYLPEQAWEQGIENLDCSGGREALKQMLESLDCLKRPFLEIYWRSEAFLEIARPLVELEISLEKLPEESLVTQLYQTLQAVLGGKREWHFYRERIKLLKGAENISSQPVQKIQKEWKYIKGGQSFVMSYLRAYCPEDFEDIKSKRASIEDVELKIQKDRQLAENLKEYAKIIKESYAPLFRFRDSLFENVTIYDPDNLLLDEVGETNLDPIHLLRFYEFESDSDRLEITSRAEEPYSLAFSLQVDDLEEFKNIYLCKLFAFENCTIKRMLGDVVRPTPLIKEIEKQLIPGVIVSETAKNRWAIVRLKKQGLDCYPISVSSYDYPSPKQYTFFPSLSGILAIASAGVALKCPDDEEFWVV, encoded by the coding sequence ATGAGTAATCTTAAAATCAATCTCGAACCCCGTAGTATTGCTGCCTGTCCCAATCCTGAACTTCCTCCAGATCTAAAACAGGCATTCAAGAATCAAACACTTCAGCACCAAGTCGATGTCTATCAAGCAGCAGCAACAAACGATATCATCCTTGATCTCGCACCAACAGGAACAGGAAAAACTAAAGCTGGGTTGAGTGTGGTGCATCATAACTGCGATCGCAATGCAATTTACATCGCACCAACCAACGCACTAATCGAACAACAAACCGAAGCCGCAGAAAAATTTGTGCGTGATACAGGTTTACCTCATATCGTCAAAGCTGCATCTGCAAAGGATATTAAAATGTGGCGAGACGATCTAGTTGGCAAACGTTCTGGTGAAAAGCTTTACAATGTTTTGCGCGAACCTGCAACAATCTTTCCTGAATGTGGCGGTGGTAGACCACTTCTACTCGTTACCAATCCAGATATTTTCTACTACGCGACTTTCTTTGCTTATAACAAGCTCGATCGTGGCAACATCGCTGCCGAATTCTACAATAGCTTTTCAACGGTCATCTTCGATGAGTTTCATCTTTACGATGCTAAGCAGCTTGTTAGCTTACTCTTTTATCTTGCCCTTTCAAAGGTTTTCAATTACTTTCAGTACAAACGCAAAGTTGTTCTCCTAACAGCAACACCAGAACCAGCCTGCGAAGCCGCTCTAAAAACTCTTGAACAATCTGGAGTTAGGATTGCTCGCATTGATGGAGAATCACAAACCGCTCATCTCATTCCTTCTCAAACGGCTGTAAGTTTGGAAATTCGTAAGCAACTAGAGAAGCAACCGCTGATTGCAGAAATCTCGAATGAGGTTATCAAACGTCTCAACGATTATCCTGACCAAAATGGTGCCGTTATTCTCGATGCAAAGGATACATTAAACCGAATTGCAACCGATCTTCGAGAACGAGGCTACGCCAACTTTTGTGGCCGCATTACAGGTGATACCAAAAACGAGCAGCGACAAAAGGCAGCACAGAAGCAAGTCATTCTCGCCACCAGCACTGTAGATGTTGGGTTCAACTTCGATCGGGAAGTCGATCCAGCTCGACAAAACCTTGACTGGCTGATTTTCTCAACACGCGATCGCTTTTCCTTCTGGCAGCGTATTGGTCGAGTTGGAAGGGTTTTGGGTAAGAAGCAAACCGATATCCCCTCAGAAGCGATCGCCTATTTACCAGAACAAGCTTGGGAACAAGGAATTGAGAATTTAGACTGTTCTGGTGGACGTGAAGCCCTCAAGCAAATGTTAGAAAGTCTAGACTGCTTGAAGCGTCCGTTTTTGGAGATTTACTGGCGATCGGAAGCATTTCTAGAAATTGCAAGACCTTTGGTCGAACTTGAAATTTCTCTAGAAAAACTTCCTGAAGAGTCTTTAGTTACTCAACTCTATCAAACATTGCAAGCTGTATTGGGTGGCAAACGAGAATGGCACTTTTATCGCGAGCGCATTAAATTATTAAAAGGTGCAGAGAATATTTCCAGTCAACCTGTTCAAAAGATTCAGAAAGAATGGAAGTACATTAAAGGCGGGCAAAGTTTTGTGATGAGTTATCTCAGAGCATATTGTCCTGAAGATTTTGAGGATATCAAATCTAAACGGGCATCAATCGAAGATGTAGAGCTAAAAATTCAGAAAGATCGACAGCTTGCAGAAAATCTAAAAGAGTACGCCAAAATCATTAAGGAAAGCTATGCTCCTTTATTTCGGTTTCGAGACAGCTTGTTTGAAAATGTGACTATTTACGATCCAGATAATCTGCTTTTGGATGAAGTAGGAGAAACTAACCTCGATCCGATTCATCTTCTACGCTTCTATGAATTTGAGAGTGATAGCGATCGCCTTGAAATTACATCACGGGCTGAGGAACCTTATAGTTTAGCATTTTCTTTACAAGTTGATGACTTAGAAGAATTCAAGAACATTTACTTGTGTAAGCTTTTTGCATTTGAAAATTGTACCATTAAGCGAATGCTTGGAGATGTTGTAAGACCAACGCCCTTGATTAAGGAAATTGAGAAGCAACTTATTCCAGGAGTGATTGTTTCTGAAACTGCGAAAAATCGTTGGGCGATCGTGCGGTTGAAAAAACAGGGACTTGATTGTTACCCGATTTCCGTCTCCTCCTACGATTATCCCTCACCTAAGCAGTACACATTTTTTCCAAGTTTGTCTGGTATTTTAGCGATAGCCTCTGCTGGCGTTGCACTTAAATGTCCTGATGATGAAGAGTTTTGGGTAGTTTAA
- the cas6 gene encoding CRISPR-associated endoribonuclease Cas6 yields the protein MPHSLVLNLLPQSPIPSGYLTGKHLHALFLTLVSSVDRELGDRLHEQKTEKAFALSPLQVRNNSHRDHLLQWEYRQPIAAHTPCWWRVSLLDDSLFAHLTSLWLNINPQHPWHLGSADLQITSILGTPQSTQPWANFSTYAQVYEEASDSERQIDFSFCTPTAFRQSNFDCALPSRDSVFGSLLRRWNQYSGIPFEETLLEPIFPSFFNIRTEFVADSRSKFIGCVGVMSFRILGDVDAIAIKQINALADFAMYSGVGRKTPMGMGMIRRHSTKVSRH from the coding sequence ATGCCTCACAGTCTTGTCCTCAATCTTCTCCCGCAGTCGCCCATTCCATCGGGTTATCTGACGGGAAAGCACCTCCACGCACTGTTTTTGACTCTGGTGAGTTCGGTGGATAGAGAGTTGGGCGATCGCCTTCACGAACAAAAAACGGAGAAAGCTTTCGCTCTCAGTCCCCTTCAGGTTAGAAATAATTCTCATCGCGATCACCTCTTGCAATGGGAATACAGACAGCCTATAGCGGCTCACACCCCTTGCTGGTGGCGCGTTTCGCTGTTAGATGATTCCCTGTTCGCACATCTGACTTCTTTGTGGTTGAATATCAATCCTCAGCATCCGTGGCATTTGGGATCGGCTGATTTGCAAATTACGAGTATCTTGGGTACGCCTCAATCTACTCAACCTTGGGCAAATTTTTCTACTTATGCTCAAGTTTATGAGGAAGCTTCTGATTCGGAACGCCAGATTGATTTTTCTTTTTGTACTCCTACTGCTTTTCGGCAAAGCAATTTTGACTGCGCTTTGCCTAGTCGCGATAGCGTTTTTGGAAGTTTGCTGCGGCGGTGGAATCAGTACAGCGGTATCCCGTTTGAAGAAACTTTATTGGAGCCGATTTTTCCGAGTTTTTTCAATATTCGTACTGAATTTGTGGCGGATTCCAGAAGTAAGTTTATCGGCTGTGTTGGGGTGATGAGTTTTCGGATTTTGGGTGATGTTGACGCTATTGCGATTAAGCAAATTAATGCTTTGGCTGACTTTGCGATGTACAGCGGGGTTGGGCGCAAGACGCCTATGGGTATGGGGATGATCCGACGACATTCTACTAAGGTTTCAAGGCACTGA
- the cas2 gene encoding CRISPR-associated endonuclease Cas2: MFVVVSYDISEDSRRTKVHSVLKSYGQWMQFSVFECDLTETQYAKLRSRLAKLIKPESDSIRFYFLCACCQGKVERIGGEAVRDDSIFFA, encoded by the coding sequence ATGTTTGTTGTTGTCTCTTACGATATTTCGGAGGATAGTCGTCGGACTAAGGTTCATTCTGTCCTCAAGTCTTACGGACAGTGGATGCAGTTTAGTGTGTTTGAGTGCGATTTGACGGAGACGCAATATGCTAAACTGCGATCGCGCCTAGCCAAGCTGATTAAACCTGAGTCGGACAGTATCCGCTTTTACTTTCTGTGTGCGTGCTGCCAAGGTAAGGTGGAGCGGATTGGGGGTGAAGCGGTGCGCGATGATTCGATTTTCTTTGCCTAG
- the cas1d gene encoding type I-D CRISPR-associated endonuclease Cas1d — protein sequence MGTVYITTEDAFVGKSDECLLVKAKNEKILDVPLIKVDGIVVLGRATVSPAVVNELLQRHIPLSFLTETGRYLGRLEPEMSKNIFVRKAQWDAAGESPQAIHLVKGFVRGKLKNYRMMLLRQGRKYSELDLDGAISRIENSIGPIEETNKIDSLRGLEGSGSAGYFGAFNQLIRVEGFSFNGRNRRPPTDSVNALLSFGYSLLRHDIQSAVNLVGFDPYLGYLHCQHYGRPSLALDLMEEFRPLVVDAFVLGAINLRKVSPGDFTMEPLSNAVLLSAEGRREFLKLYEEKKQSKFKHPVLGRQCTYQEAFEIQARLVAKYLMGEIEKYPPLVLK from the coding sequence ATGGGAACGGTTTATATCACGACTGAAGATGCTTTTGTGGGGAAAAGTGATGAATGTTTGTTGGTGAAGGCGAAGAATGAAAAGATTTTGGATGTGCCTTTAATTAAGGTTGATGGGATTGTGGTTTTGGGTAGGGCTACGGTGTCGCCTGCGGTGGTGAATGAGTTGTTGCAACGGCATATTCCGTTGAGTTTTTTGACTGAGACTGGACGTTATTTGGGACGTTTGGAGCCGGAAATGAGTAAAAATATTTTTGTGCGAAAGGCGCAGTGGGATGCTGCTGGGGAATCTCCTCAAGCTATTCATTTGGTGAAAGGTTTTGTACGTGGGAAGTTGAAGAATTATCGGATGATGTTGTTGCGACAGGGGCGGAAGTATTCGGAACTGGATTTGGATGGGGCGATTTCTCGGATTGAAAACAGTATTGGCCCGATCGAGGAAACTAATAAGATCGATTCTTTGCGCGGTTTGGAGGGTTCTGGGAGTGCTGGTTATTTCGGTGCTTTTAATCAGTTGATTCGGGTGGAAGGGTTTAGTTTTAATGGTAGAAACCGCCGTCCTCCTACGGATTCGGTTAATGCGCTGCTGAGTTTTGGTTATTCTTTGCTGCGTCACGATATCCAAAGTGCGGTTAATTTGGTGGGGTTCGATCCTTATTTGGGATATCTTCATTGTCAACATTACGGTCGTCCTAGTTTGGCGTTGGATTTGATGGAGGAGTTTCGTCCGTTGGTGGTTGATGCTTTTGTTTTGGGTGCGATTAATTTGCGAAAGGTTAGTCCGGGTGATTTTACGATGGAACCGCTTAGTAATGCGGTGTTGCTATCTGCTGAGGGACGGCGTGAGTTTCTGAAACTATATGAGGAGAAGAAGCAATCGAAGTTTAAACATCCGGTGTTGGGACGACAATGTACTTATCAGGAGGCTTTTGAGATTCAGGCGCGTTTGGTGGCGAAGTATTTGATGGGCGAGATTGAGAAGTATCCTCCTTTGGTTTTGAAATAA
- the cas5d gene encoding type I-D CRISPR-associated protein Cas5/Csc1: MPQLELLLAESDSKLPFQTARLVELWCAEPVFFASRELSDTYYTEGTIGNYALAYALGWARSPYRLTGQDTGRPRYLEDLTPLAEQCYILPAWHIEGNASFRFERFNALSDSYWYAMTNNRVATAREDLPLKRTGKKPNTFRPSNFPQTGRLRMIERGNRFQTLVFGDREVPEYIRVGKFTSKVRVDLLRKLTITPLPQGEYRCNAYLSAADIPSSLELLAFDLISMPPVSLLKNLRFRGAAWQVGDFILPANLKFCGGRNNE, from the coding sequence ATGCCACAATTAGAGCTTTTGCTGGCTGAATCTGACTCTAAACTACCATTTCAAACTGCTCGTTTAGTCGAGTTGTGGTGTGCCGAACCTGTCTTCTTTGCTTCGCGGGAATTGTCGGATACGTACTACACCGAAGGAACAATTGGAAACTATGCCTTAGCTTATGCACTGGGATGGGCGCGATCGCCTTATCGCCTCACCGGACAAGATACTGGACGACCCAGATATCTGGAAGATTTAACCCCGCTAGCAGAACAATGTTACATCCTTCCGGCTTGGCATATTGAAGGCAATGCTTCATTTCGATTTGAGCGTTTTAATGCTTTGTCTGATTCTTACTGGTATGCCATGACGAATAACCGTGTCGCAACAGCACGGGAAGATTTACCACTCAAACGCACTGGAAAAAAGCCTAATACCTTTCGTCCGAGTAACTTTCCTCAAACTGGACGTTTGCGGATGATCGAACGGGGTAATCGATTTCAAACATTGGTATTTGGCGATCGCGAAGTTCCCGAATACATCCGCGTCGGCAAATTTACCAGCAAAGTGCGCGTCGATCTATTGCGGAAACTGACAATAACTCCACTTCCACAAGGCGAGTATCGCTGTAATGCCTATCTCAGCGCAGCCGATATTCCTAGCAGCCTTGAACTACTGGCTTTTGATTTAATTTCCATGCCTCCCGTCTCCCTGCTGAAAAACCTGCGATTTCGTGGAGCTGCTTGGCAGGTTGGCGATTTTATCCTACCCGCGAATCTAAAATTTTGTGGTGGACGCAACAATGAGTAA